GGGCCGTTGAGTTCACGCACATGTGGGTCATGAAGCCGACCAGAATCAAATTCTTGATCCCCTGGCGGGTGAGCAGGTCGTGCAGCTCCGTCTCCACGAAGGAGTTGGGATAGTTCTTGGTGATCACAGGCTCGCCATCGCGCGGCGCCAACGCATCCACGATCTGGCCGATATGGTCGTTGACGTCGTAGGGGCTGCCGGGGCCTGCGTCGTGGCGCACGTGGAAGATCGGTCTCCCGGCTGCACGAAAGCGCTCCAGCAGCAAGCGACACTCCTCGATCGCCGGGTCCACATGATCGAGCTTCATGATGCCCTCGCGATAGGTATTCTGCGCATCGATGATCACCAGCGCTGAATCGCTGATCGGCGGCGCCTTGTCTTCGAGGCCTACGATGTGGCGAATGGTCTTTAGCTCACTCATGACTGTGCTCCAAACCCGGTGAAATGGCGTTGCAGGTGCAACGTCCGAATGCACTGAGGATATCAGCTTCCGGAAGCCATTCGCCGGCTTGCGCGCGAGCGCAAGGGATTCGACAAATCGTCGATCGGTGAGCGTCCTGCACCCGTCCAACCCGCCTCTCAGAAAAAAAACGGTCAGCACGTTACACTGCACCGTCTATGGATAGACCAGCTATCGAAGGCTTCTTTGGCCGCACCGCGCGCTTCACGAAGTTGCGCATCCGCACGGCCGACTCCGGGTTCTACAAGGGTTACAGCATCCCGATCGCGGTGATCAGCAAGACGATCATGTCCTTGCTGGTGATCTGGGCGTTGGCGTTTCCGCTCAATGCGAACAACGCGCTGGGCCTCGTGAACGCCACGCTCCTGCAGTACTTCAACGCGTTCTACGTTGCCGTGGCCGGGGGATTTCTTCTCTTTCTCCTCGTGCTCGCGTTCCTGCCAGCGACGGGTCGGCGCAAGCTCGGGCGCGCCGAGGACAGGCCGGAGTTCTCCAATATCTCGTGGTTCTCGATGATGTTTGGCGCAGGGTTGGGCGTGGGTCTGATGGTCTACGCCACGGCAGAACCGCTCGGCCTGTGGGGCGCAAACCCCGTGTTGCTCGCCACGGAGGTGGAGCCCAACACGCGTGAAGCGGTGCGCTCTGCGATGCGCTACACCTTCCTCCACTACGGCTTCAACGCGTGGGCGATCTACGTGGTGAGCGGCCTGTGCCTGGCCTACTACGCGTACACGCGCGACATGCCGCTCACAGTACGCTCGGCGCTAACACCGATACTGGGCAAGGCAGCCAACGGTGCGATCGGACACGTCGTCGACATCCTCGGCGTCGTGGCCACAATCCTGGGCGTGTCCGTCACCATCGGCTTCGGCGTGAGCCAACTCGTCGAGGGCATCTACTCGGTGACGGACCTGGCGTGGTTGGTGCAAGACGGTAGCGAAGCGGGGCCGGCGCGGCCGAGCACCGTGGGACTCATCTCGGCGCTGCTGCTGATCATGACGCTGTCGGTGCTGTCGGCGGTGTCGGGCGTAGGGCGCGGCATCAAACACCTGTCGAACCTCAACCTCGCGCTGTCTAGCCTGCTATTGCTCGTGTTCGTGTTCTTCGGGTCCTTCACCTTCGCCATGTCCGAGTACGCGAGCAGCTTGTTCGACTACGTCGCGCACCTGCTGCCCCTGTCCTTCGAGTCCTTTGCGCCCCTCTCCCAAGCGGACCTCGAGACGGCGCTGCCGGCGGCCGTCGCGGCACTGCCGGCGGACGACTTGGCCGCCGTCTACGCCGCCAGCACCAATGCCTACGGCTCGCTCGCCGGGTTCAAGGAGGGTCTCCCCGCCGCGTTCAACGCGCTGGAGGGCGCTGACCAACTGGCCGTGGCGACCTACGAGGCCGCCCAGCAGGGGCGCCTCTTCAACTGGCAGTCAGGCTGGACGACCTTCTACTGGGCCTGGTGGATCGCCTTTTCGCCCTTCGTCGGGCTGTTCCTGGCGCGCATCTCCCGCGGTCGCACGGTGCGTGAGTTCATCATCGCCTGCGTATTCGTTCCCGCACTCGTCTGCTTCGCCTGGATGACGATCCTCGGCAGCACGGCGATCGATCTGGAACTCTCCGGCATCGCCGATGGCGCGATCATCAACGCCACCACCACCAACAAGCTGTTCGCCGCCCTCGATCAGATGCTGAGCGGCGACTTCCTCTACGCCGTTACCGCCATGTGCGTGCTGCTGATCCTCACCTTCCTGGTGACCTCGGCGGACTCAGGCATTCTGGTCATGAACACGATCATGTCCGGCGGTTCGATCGACACGGACATCAAGCACCGCATCGTGTGGGGCGTGATCCTAACGCTGGTGATCGGTGCGCTCATCGTGGCCGGGAGCAGTGGCGCGCAGTCGAACCCCTTCGACGCTCTACGCAACGCGATGATCATCGGTGCCCTGCCCTTCGCCCTGGTGATGGTGCTGATGTGCGTGTCGCTGGTGATCGCGGTGATCGCCGACGATCAGGCGGCGCGGGCAGCGAACCCTAGGCAGTAGCGCATCCGCGACGAACGTACCCGTGCCGTTATGTCGTCTTCGTCCGACACGACGCAACGGGCGCTTTGCACGCGAAGCGCAGATCCCACGGATCCCGCCGACAGCTCGTCGCGCTCTCGTCGAATCCGCGTATTGACGTAACCGGCGACCCACGTAGCAATACGCCGCAACCGATACGCGCGCGCGAGCACCAGTGCCGCCAATGCCGTGCAAGTCCTTTCGCCCCGGGCCGACACAGAGGGTTGGTGAAAGTGGGCAGGCCAAGGCACGGTGCAGAGCACGACACCTCAGCGAGACGCGCGGCCGCTGTCGCGACAGGAGACCTGGTTGGCGCTGGCGGCCTACGGCGTCACGTTATTCCTCGTCATCGTCTTGTCGTTTCAGGTCGGCTTCGCCACCAACTCGGTGGTGGCGGTGTGGCCGGCCTCCGGCATTGCCACCTGCGCCGCCCTGCAGTACGGCTGGCGGGCTTTCCTGCCCATCTTGCTGAGCGGTATGGCGTACTCCTTCCTCTTCTTGCCCGAAGTGCCCGCGGGGCTCTTCGTGTCGACCAGTGTGGGCAACGGGGTCGCCGTGTGCAGCGCCGTGGCGGCCTACCGGCTGCTGGGCGGGCCGGCCGCCCCGTTTTCGAACGTGGGCGCGGTGCTCCTGGTCATGGGCGTGCTGGCGGCAGGCCATAGCGTCATCGCTGCGTCGGTGGGAGCTGGCGCCGTCGGCGTGTACATGTGGCTGCCCTGGTCGGATACCTGGACGCTCTGGTGGCGTTGGTTCTTCTCCGACTTCACCGGCGTGGTGTTGGTGTTGCCCGCCGCCGTGGCGCTGGTGCCCCACGTGAGCGCACCTCTCAAGATGGTACGTCGCGCGTTTGCCGGCCGAGACCGCGCCCTGGCGCTGTTAGCCTCCGCTTCGATGGCGGCGGTGCTGGTGGCGGCGGCCGAGCTGTTCCCGGGGCAGTCCAGTGCGTACACACTGGTGTTGCTCACGATGCCCTTGTGCACATGGCTGGCGTTTCGCGCGGATACCACCGGCGCGATGGTGCTCCTCTCCGCCACCATCACGGTGGCCCTGGTGCAGGCCCTGATGCGCGTGGGCACGCCAACCGACGAGGTGTTCCTCACGGTGCAGCTCTACGGCATGATCGTGATGTGCACCAGCCTGGTCATTCACGCCGGCGCCAACGAACGGCGCAAGGCAGTCCGCGCGTTAGCCCAGGAGCGCGCCAACCTGGAGGCCACCGTCGCCTCGCGCACGGCGGAGCTGCGCGACCAGGTCATCGCCTACCGCCAGATCAAGCGCGAACTGGAATCCCTGGTGAAGAAGGATCCGCTGACGGGCATCGCAAACCGGCGGGCGTTCCTGGAACGCGGCGAGCAGGAGGTGCGCCGTCACCAGCGCACCGGTGAGGCCCTCAGCCTGATCATGGTGGACATCGATCACTTCAAGAGCATCAACGACAGCTGCGGCCATGCGGTGGGCGATCAGGTGATCGTCAGTGTGGCCAAGTGTCTCGCCGAGACTTTGCGTGCCGGCACGGACATGGCGGCCAGGATCGGCGGCGAGGAGTTTGCGTGCCTGTTGGGCAACACCGATCGCACCGCCGCCCTGGCCACGGCCGAACGCCTGCGCGTCGCGGTGGAGGGCTTGGAAGTGCCTACGGATCGGCGCGTACTGCGCATCACGGCGAGCTTTGGCGCGTGCACGCTCAGCCGCTCGCGGGCCGACCTCGAGGGATTGCTGCTCGGCGCTGATGATGCGCTCTACGCC
This DNA window, taken from Pseudomonadota bacterium, encodes the following:
- a CDS encoding diguanylate cyclase, whose product is MALAAYGVTLFLVIVLSFQVGFATNSVVAVWPASGIATCAALQYGWRAFLPILLSGMAYSFLFLPEVPAGLFVSTSVGNGVAVCSAVAAYRLLGGPAAPFSNVGAVLLVMGVLAAGHSVIAASVGAGAVGVYMWLPWSDTWTLWWRWFFSDFTGVVLVLPAAVALVPHVSAPLKMVRRAFAGRDRALALLASASMAAVLVAAAELFPGQSSAYTLVLLTMPLCTWLAFRADTTGAMVLLSATITVALVQALMRVGTPTDEVFLTVQLYGMIVMCTSLVIHAGANERRKAVRALAQERANLEATVASRTAELRDQVIAYRQIKRELESLVKKDPLTGIANRRAFLERGEQEVRRHQRTGEALSLIMVDIDHFKSINDSCGHAVGDQVIVSVAKCLAETLRAGTDMAARIGGEEFACLLGNTDRTAALATAERLRVAVEGLEVPTDRRVLRITASFGACTLSRSRADLEGLLLGADDALYAAKRAGRNCVYDLHGGAPTVELKASR
- a CDS encoding cysteine hydrolase family protein: MSELKTIRHIVGLEDKAPPISDSALVIIDAQNTYREGIMKLDHVDPAIEECRLLLERFRAAGRPIFHVRHDAGPGSPYDVNDHIGQIVDALAPRDGEPVITKNYPNSFVETELHDLLTRQGIKNLILVGFMTHMCVNSTARGAFSLGYTAAVAASATATRALPSSTTGEPIASTAVQEAALASLADLVAAVVPTTGDVPD
- a CDS encoding BCCT family transporter — protein: MDRPAIEGFFGRTARFTKLRIRTADSGFYKGYSIPIAVISKTIMSLLVIWALAFPLNANNALGLVNATLLQYFNAFYVAVAGGFLLFLLVLAFLPATGRRKLGRAEDRPEFSNISWFSMMFGAGLGVGLMVYATAEPLGLWGANPVLLATEVEPNTREAVRSAMRYTFLHYGFNAWAIYVVSGLCLAYYAYTRDMPLTVRSALTPILGKAANGAIGHVVDILGVVATILGVSVTIGFGVSQLVEGIYSVTDLAWLVQDGSEAGPARPSTVGLISALLLIMTLSVLSAVSGVGRGIKHLSNLNLALSSLLLLVFVFFGSFTFAMSEYASSLFDYVAHLLPLSFESFAPLSQADLETALPAAVAALPADDLAAVYAASTNAYGSLAGFKEGLPAAFNALEGADQLAVATYEAAQQGRLFNWQSGWTTFYWAWWIAFSPFVGLFLARISRGRTVREFIIACVFVPALVCFAWMTILGSTAIDLELSGIADGAIINATTTNKLFAALDQMLSGDFLYAVTAMCVLLILTFLVTSADSGILVMNTIMSGGSIDTDIKHRIVWGVILTLVIGALIVAGSSGAQSNPFDALRNAMIIGALPFALVMVLMCVSLVIAVIADDQAARAANPRQ